The Deltaproteobacteria bacterium sequence CCGTCGCGCGCAGGTGCGAAAATCGACGCGGTCGATCCGCTCGCCGTACTCGCGCATGGAAAAGAGAAAGGCGGAGGACAGGCCGCGCCCAGCCTGAGCCCTCTGCCGGTGTCGTTGGCCGGCGACATCGCTGGACCGGAAGGCACGGTGGCGGTCAAGGCGCCGATCCAAGGCACGATCGTGAGCGTCGATGCTCGCGAAGGCGATCTCGTGCGCAAAGGGCAACAACTCCTGGTCATGGAAGCCATGAAGATGGAACACGTCATTCAGGCGGAAACCAGCGGTATCGTGCGCCAACTGACCATCGTCAAAGGCGACACCATCTTCGAGGGGCACCCGCTCGCATTCATCGAGGAAACTGAAGTCGCGGCAGCGGAGACAGAAACCGTCGAACGGGTCGATCTGGACTATATCCGTCCAGACCTTGCCGAGACGCACGCACGCCATGCCATTACCCGCGACGACGTACGGCCGGAGGCGGTGGCGCGACGGCGCAAGACCGGTCAACGCACGGCCCGCGAGAATGTCGCCGATCTGTGCGATCCTGGCTCGTTCGTCGAGTACGGTTCGTTGGCGGTCGCGGCGCAACGGCGGCGGCGTTCGATGGAAGACCTGATGAAGAATACGCCTGCCGACGGCATGGTGACCGGCGTCGCCCGCATCAATGGCCACCTCTTCGACGACGATAAAGCCCGCTGCGCGGTGTTGGCCTACGACTACACCGTGCTCGCCGGCACGCAGGGCATGAAGAACCACGAGAAGAAAGATCGCCTGATCGACTTAGCGACACGGCTGCGGCTTCCGGTGGTCATCTTTACTGAAGGCGGCGGCGGTCGCCCCGGCGATGTTGACTGGCCAAGTCCTGCCGGTCTGAATATCTGGACGTTTCATCATTTCGGGCGGCTGAGTGGACTCGTCCCGTTGGTCGGCATCAACTCCGGGCGGTGCTTTGCCGGCAATGCGGCGTTGCTCGGTTGTTGTGATGTCGTGATCGCTACCGCGAACTCCAGCATCGGCATGGGCGGCCCGGCGATGATTGAAGGCGGCGGACTCGGCGTCTTTCGTCCGGACGAAGTAGGCCCGATGTCCGTCCAGGTCCCCAACGGCGTAGTGGATATCCCCGTGGCGGATGAAGCCGAGGCAGTCTTTGCGGCCAAGCAGTATCTCTCCTACTTCCAAGGACCGCTCGCGCAATGGGAATGCGCCGATCAGCGTTTGCTGCGGCGGATCATTCCCGAGAACCGACTGCGGATGTACAACGTACGCGACGTGATCGAGACCCTCGCCGACAGCGGCTCCGTCCTGGAGTTGCGTCGCCATTTCGGGCACGGCATGGTCACGGCGTTCGTACGCCTCGAAGGTCGCCCCGTCGGCGTGGTTGCCAACAATCCGGCCCACCTCGCTGGAGCCATCGACAGTGAAGGAGCGGACAAAGCAGCGCGCTTCATGCAACTGTGTGACGCCTTTGACATTCCCATTCTGTTTCTCTGCGATACCCCAGGCATGATGGTCGGTCCGGAAGTCGAGAAGACGGCGCTCGTGCGGCATTGCAGCCGTCTGTTCGTGATCGGCTCCAATCTGACGGTTCCTTACTTCACTATCGTGTTGCGCAAAGGCTACGGACTCGGTGCGCAAGGAATGGCCGGCGGCAGCTTCCGGGCACCCTATTTTACCGTGGCATGGCCGACCGGAGAATTTGGCGGCATGGGGTTGGAAGGCGCGGTGAAGCTCGGCTACCGTAAAGAGCTGGAAGCCGTGGACGATCCGGTCGAGCGCAAAGCCTTGTTCGACCAGATGGTGGCCAAAGAATACCAACACGGCAAAGGCATCAACATGGCGTCGCATTTGGAGATCGACGAAGTGATCGACCCGATGGAGTCGCGGCATTGGATTCTTGGTGCATTACGTTCCGCGCCCCAGCCCAAGCCGCGCGAAGGGAAAAAGCGTCCATACGTGGATACGTGGTAGAAGTAGAGACACCCCACCGGGGCGTCTCTACCCTGCTCAAGCCACATTTCAATTAGGGGACCTATATGCTTCCCCGCCCATCATGTCCTTGTTGGCAAAACCGGACGGCACCATGGGATAGACTTTTTCCTGGACGTTAATGGGAACGTTAATGAGACACGGTCCATGCTTTTGGAAGACACGGGTCAATAAGCGTGTGGGATCTTCCACGGTCGCAAGATTATATGCCTCCATGCCAAAGCCTTCGGCGACTTTCACGAAGTCCACGTGCGTCTGAAAGTCGGCGGCGTAAATGCGGTTGCCATAGAACAATTCTTGTTGCTGATGGACAAGCCCTAGAGAATTGTTATTCATCACCATGATTTTGACGTTTGCGTTTTGCTCGACGGCGGTCGCGAGTTCCTGAATATTCATCAGCATGCTGCCGTCGCCGCTGAAGCACACCACCGTGCGTTCCGGGCACGCCAAGGCCGCACCGATGGCGGCGGGGAGTCCGAAGCCCATCGTGCCCAGCCCGCCCGACGTCAACCATTGGCGGGCACGATGCAACGGATACACTTGCGCCGCCCACATCTGGTGCTGACCGACGTCCGTCGTGATGATCGTGTCATCGTTAAGCAGTCCGGCCACTTGGAGGATCAAGCCATAAGGCGAGCGGAAGTCATGAGCGCCGGGAGTGACAAGCGGATAGCATTGTTTCAGTTGCGACACCAAGGCACGCCACTCGTGTCGGGGGTTTTGTTCGACCAACGGCAATAATGCTGCCAGCACTTCGCCCACATCGCCGACGATCCCGACATGGGCGGTTTTGATCTTATTGATCTCGCTCCGGTCGATATCAATATGCACAATCTTCGCGTTAGGACAGAAGGCTGCAACTTTCCCGGTGG is a genomic window containing:
- a CDS encoding carbamoyl-phosphate synthase large subunit; translated protein: MDHNPPDRPSTRTTPRPITCLLVANRGEIAIRIMRAAAELGIRTIAVFSEDDANSLHTRKADEARPLRGTGVAPYLNIEQMLTVAKASGCDAIHPGYGFLSENAAFARRCAEESLTFVGPRADILDRFGDKGQARVLAEQCGVPVLAGSSGPTSIEQAQEFFASLGAGGAMMIKAVAGGGGRGMRMVFQAQDIEEAYTRCQSEALQAFGNGAVYVEQLLPRARHIEVQILGDGSGAVTHLGERECTIQRRHQKIVEIAPSPSLSPGLRERLTNAAVRLAQAVQYNNIGTFEFLVDATIATDDARFAFIEANPRLQVEHTVTEETTGIDIVQTQLQLAAGRSLADLGLQQAEAPRPRGFAMQVRINMETLGADGSVRPAGGILTAFEPPSGLGIRTDSFGYVGYRTSPRFDSLLAKLIGQTRSASFADVVAKTYRALCEFKIEGVATNIPFLQSLLQHPEFVANRIHTRFVEDHLAELTTSTNGTHRRFFFEQPTNQPSRAGAKIDAVDPLAVLAHGKEKGGGQAAPSLSPLPVSLAGDIAGPEGTVAVKAPIQGTIVSVDAREGDLVRKGQQLLVMEAMKMEHVIQAETSGIVRQLTIVKGDTIFEGHPLAFIEETEVAAAETETVERVDLDYIRPDLAETHARHAITRDDVRPEAVARRRKTGQRTARENVADLCDPGSFVEYGSLAVAAQRRRRSMEDLMKNTPADGMVTGVARINGHLFDDDKARCAVLAYDYTVLAGTQGMKNHEKKDRLIDLATRLRLPVVIFTEGGGGRPGDVDWPSPAGLNIWTFHHFGRLSGLVPLVGINSGRCFAGNAALLGCCDVVIATANSSIGMGGPAMIEGGGLGVFRPDEVGPMSVQVPNGVVDIPVADEAEAVFAAKQYLSYFQGPLAQWECADQRLLRRIIPENRLRMYNVRDVIETLADSGSVLELRRHFGHGMVTAFVRLEGRPVGVVANNPAHLAGAIDSEGADKAARFMQLCDAFDIPILFLCDTPGMMVGPEVEKTALVRHCSRLFVIGSNLTVPYFTIVLRKGYGLGAQGMAGGSFRAPYFTVAWPTGEFGGMGLEGAVKLGYRKELEAVDDPVERKALFDQMVAKEYQHGKGINMASHLEIDEVIDPMESRHWILGALRSAPQPKPREGKKRPYVDTW